One Edaphobacter lichenicola DNA window includes the following coding sequences:
- a CDS encoding aldo/keto reductase — protein MKVATPISRMGLGTGRLASLGSSLTRRQAIGLIHAAIDHDIRVIDTADTYGSGDSERVIGAALKERRRDDCFLITKAGFAHVALPAAFSPLNQIGKKLKQKVSPGRDFSKAYLVRCVERSLKRLGTDHVDAFLLHAAVAGEPTDESWAALETIRTKGMSRLTGVSTSDPAVVRQGLASGQVMIVETPVSLCSPNAGTIGELCVEGQVPLVANEVLKPQTLLKEHAGEWNSMRERHGVGMIATPQLLIAYAAAQEGVSTVLVGTLSAGHLLENLKALEYGAEMREMFAEMKEAFA, from the coding sequence ATGAAAGTTGCGACTCCGATCTCGCGGATGGGTCTCGGTACGGGCCGGTTGGCATCGCTGGGCTCGTCGCTTACCCGTCGTCAGGCGATTGGGTTGATCCATGCGGCGATCGATCATGACATCAGGGTGATCGATACGGCTGATACGTATGGCTCCGGTGACAGTGAGCGCGTAATTGGGGCGGCTCTTAAGGAGCGGCGGCGCGACGATTGCTTTCTCATTACGAAGGCCGGATTTGCGCATGTTGCTTTGCCTGCAGCGTTCTCTCCGCTAAACCAGATCGGAAAAAAGTTGAAGCAGAAGGTGTCGCCAGGGAGAGATTTTTCGAAGGCCTATTTGGTGCGCTGTGTCGAACGGAGTTTGAAGAGGTTGGGGACAGATCACGTCGATGCTTTTTTGCTGCACGCGGCTGTCGCTGGCGAGCCGACGGATGAGAGTTGGGCCGCGCTGGAGACGATACGGACGAAGGGGATGAGTCGCCTGACCGGAGTATCCACCAGCGATCCCGCAGTGGTGCGGCAGGGCCTTGCTTCGGGACAGGTGATGATTGTGGAGACGCCCGTGTCGCTGTGTTCGCCGAATGCGGGGACGATCGGAGAGTTGTGCGTGGAGGGACAGGTGCCGCTTGTTGCCAATGAGGTGTTGAAGCCGCAGACGCTGTTGAAGGAGCATGCCGGTGAGTGGAACTCGATGCGCGAACGACATGGAGTTGGGATGATTGCTACTCCGCAGTTGCTGATTGCTTATGCCGCAGCCCAGGAGGGTGTGAGCACTGTTCTTGTGGGAACACTTTCGGCTGGTCATTTGCTTGAGAACTTGAAGGCCCTGGAGTATGGAGCAGAGATGCGAGAGATGTTCGCGGAGATGAAGGAGGCGTTCGCATGA
- a CDS encoding acyltransferase family protein, with protein sequence MPTAKQTILPLTSMRFFAALYVVLFHTLTELLTGLDDPNAVNGGLLGLGYISVSFFFVLSGYILAFVYLNEGQGPKKGRFWCARFARVYPLFFFTLLLDTPHSLFASARHIGFHAALLSTAKILVANIFLMQGWAVSLRGIDNPNWSLSVEAFFYLLFPFIASLLLRRRQSSLLLILVLSYCSGLALVAGAAGMHLRQDAVKFSPALHLHEFIEGICAGLLTLRMTSKTKSTIERISLPLLGCAALGFAAFVALSYRTLHLHLLIHDGMLAPLFLVVIVALTYGNSVVHRVLSYRWLVVLGEASYGLYLIHIPLWHLLKPIHRGHSLQTYPFFLALAIGLSVLSFYYLEAPSRRFILSKFETRPNENPSRTLVANRFGLEQ encoded by the coding sequence ATGCCAACGGCCAAGCAGACAATCCTCCCTCTGACATCAATGAGATTTTTTGCCGCTCTATACGTCGTCTTATTCCACACCTTGACAGAGCTGCTCACTGGTTTAGATGATCCCAATGCTGTCAACGGGGGACTTCTCGGTCTCGGCTACATCTCCGTCAGTTTTTTCTTCGTGCTCTCGGGCTACATCCTTGCTTTTGTTTACTTGAATGAGGGACAAGGGCCCAAGAAGGGAAGGTTCTGGTGTGCTCGATTCGCAAGAGTTTACCCGCTCTTTTTCTTCACGCTTCTGCTGGACACACCGCACTCTCTCTTCGCTTCGGCTCGCCACATTGGCTTTCATGCCGCTCTCCTCTCAACTGCGAAGATCCTGGTTGCCAATATCTTTCTGATGCAGGGCTGGGCAGTCTCCCTGAGAGGAATCGATAACCCCAACTGGTCGCTCTCAGTCGAAGCATTTTTCTATCTCCTCTTCCCCTTCATTGCAAGCCTGCTTCTCCGCAGACGCCAATCAAGTCTATTGTTGATCCTTGTCCTCTCTTATTGTTCGGGGTTGGCCCTCGTTGCAGGCGCAGCCGGCATGCATCTTAGACAGGATGCCGTGAAGTTTTCACCGGCTCTGCACCTGCACGAGTTTATCGAGGGAATATGCGCTGGTCTGCTCACTCTCAGAATGACCAGCAAGACAAAGTCGACCATCGAGCGAATCTCTCTCCCCCTGTTGGGATGCGCCGCTCTGGGATTTGCCGCCTTTGTCGCGCTCTCCTATCGCACTCTCCACCTGCATTTGCTGATTCATGACGGGATGCTGGCTCCCTTGTTCCTCGTTGTTATCGTTGCACTCACCTATGGAAACTCCGTCGTGCATCGCGTCCTCTCCTATCGCTGGCTGGTAGTTCTAGGAGAGGCCAGCTATGGTCTCTATCTCATTCATATTCCACTATGGCATCTGCTGAAACCAATACATCGAGGCCACAGTCTCCAGACCTATCCCTTCTTTCTGGCTCTCGCAATAGGTCTAAGCGTCCTCAGCTTCTACTACCTGGAAGCGCCTTCGAGGAGATTCATCCTAAGTAAATTCGAGACACGCCCGAACGAGAACCCCAGCCGAACGTTGGTCGCGAATCGTTTCGGCTTGGAGCAGTAG
- a CDS encoding glycosyltransferase — protein sequence MSTRAVETWLFFLRHETKLTKFHLTRLRLRNERSKASVTAPGGPVVSVTTYGDRLRTVHLVLESIAAGSVLPSRMILWVDSEEAFANRTAGLQRLVDRGLEICRSENFGPHTKYYPYLLSTDTFESALVTADDDLLYNEWWLEGLVRANREDPGSVNCYRAHRVRLEKGAIAPYVTWGRCRTTESSFLHFATGVSGCIYPPSLLRRLKLAGSEFVQLCPKADDVWLHVNALRAGMRTRQVWDRPLRFPFVPGTQGTGLYHSNVLLARNDEQIRNTYTASDIAVLEAAAQVGSN from the coding sequence TTGTCTACAAGAGCCGTTGAGACGTGGCTTTTTTTCCTGAGGCATGAGACCAAGCTTACGAAGTTTCACCTGACGCGGCTGCGTCTTCGCAACGAACGCTCGAAGGCTTCGGTGACGGCGCCGGGGGGACCGGTGGTTTCGGTGACCACTTACGGGGATCGGCTGCGTACGGTTCATCTGGTATTGGAGTCGATCGCTGCGGGATCTGTGCTTCCGTCGAGGATGATCTTGTGGGTGGATAGTGAAGAGGCGTTTGCGAATCGAACGGCTGGTTTGCAGAGGTTGGTTGATCGGGGTCTCGAGATCTGCCGGAGTGAAAACTTCGGGCCACACACCAAGTACTATCCGTATCTGTTGTCGACCGATACGTTTGAATCGGCGCTTGTGACGGCGGATGACGATCTTCTGTACAACGAGTGGTGGCTGGAGGGCCTGGTGCGAGCGAATCGTGAAGACCCTGGGTCGGTGAACTGCTATCGAGCTCATCGGGTGAGGCTTGAGAAGGGGGCGATCGCTCCCTACGTGACGTGGGGAAGGTGCAGAACGACTGAGTCGAGCTTTCTCCATTTTGCGACGGGAGTCTCCGGTTGCATCTATCCTCCGTCGCTGCTGCGGAGATTGAAGCTTGCGGGCTCCGAGTTTGTGCAGCTCTGTCCGAAGGCGGATGATGTGTGGCTGCATGTGAATGCGTTGCGTGCGGGGATGCGGACCCGGCAGGTTTGGGACCGTCCGCTGCGGTTTCCTTTCGTTCCAGGGACGCAGGGCACCGGGCTTTACCACTCCAATGTGCTGCTGGCGCGTAATGACGAACAGATTCGCAATACATATACGGCTAGCGATATCGCTGTTCTGGAGGCGGCCGCGCAGGTGGGTTCGAATTAA
- a CDS encoding glycosyltransferase family 4 protein — MNVLLSAYACLPDSGSEPGNGWNWAMHLAERGIKVTVLTRGEGREEIEAYQRDHPKSNVSFGYVTVPIKLFKPGSGIHYALWQMLAVGVAKELNRQQRFDVVHHVTYTSIHVPTQLWRLGVPTVFGPVGGGQTAPPSMLEYFGPSRRSEERRTLLTRALPYSPFHRRWLAKMSRVLAANDDTLELIREMGRPDVQLQFDNGVGVDYLAPGPRSFKGSSAVRLIWVGRMLPRKALPMALDALAKVTHDWMLTIVGNGIAEAEVRQMIAERELTGRVHWAGRRLSWDEVRAAYLEHDALLFTSLRETSGVQLLEAMALGLPVITLDLHGARDVVPDEAGIKVPVTTPAEVVCALASAIDRFASMSVEQKNAMSRAGWEFARTSTWPMRAAAAELLYREISAGDAK, encoded by the coding sequence ATGAATGTTTTGCTTTCGGCTTATGCGTGCCTGCCGGACTCTGGTTCGGAGCCTGGAAATGGATGGAACTGGGCGATGCACCTCGCGGAGCGTGGGATCAAGGTTACGGTGCTGACGCGCGGAGAGGGGCGTGAGGAGATCGAGGCATACCAGCGCGATCATCCAAAGTCGAACGTGAGCTTTGGCTATGTGACGGTACCGATCAAGCTATTCAAACCGGGGAGCGGGATTCACTATGCCCTTTGGCAGATGCTCGCGGTGGGAGTGGCGAAGGAGCTCAATCGACAGCAACGGTTCGATGTGGTGCATCACGTGACCTATACGAGTATCCATGTGCCGACGCAGTTGTGGCGTTTGGGCGTGCCCACTGTGTTTGGGCCGGTGGGCGGAGGACAGACGGCTCCGCCGAGCATGCTCGAATACTTCGGACCCAGCAGACGGTCGGAGGAGCGCCGGACGCTTTTGACGAGAGCGCTTCCCTACTCTCCGTTTCACAGACGCTGGCTTGCGAAGATGAGCAGGGTGCTGGCTGCAAACGATGACACGCTGGAGCTGATACGAGAGATGGGCAGGCCGGACGTGCAACTACAGTTCGACAATGGAGTGGGGGTCGACTACCTGGCGCCGGGGCCGCGAAGTTTCAAGGGCAGCTCTGCTGTTCGCTTGATCTGGGTGGGGAGGATGCTGCCGCGCAAGGCGCTTCCGATGGCGCTCGATGCGCTGGCGAAGGTGACGCACGACTGGATGTTGACGATCGTCGGGAACGGTATAGCCGAGGCCGAGGTGAGACAGATGATTGCTGAGCGGGAGTTGACGGGCCGTGTCCACTGGGCGGGAAGGCGTCTGAGCTGGGATGAGGTGCGCGCAGCTTATCTGGAACATGATGCGCTGTTGTTTACGAGTCTGCGCGAGACCTCGGGAGTACAGCTATTAGAGGCGATGGCGCTCGGTCTGCCGGTGATTACCCTGGACCTGCATGGGGCGCGCGATGTCGTCCCTGACGAGGCCGGCATCAAGGTTCCTGTTACCACTCCCGCGGAGGTGGTGTGCGCGCTGGCGTCGGCCATCGACCGATTTGCTTCGATGAGTGTCGAGCAGAAGAATGCGATGTCGCGTGCGGGTTGGGAGTTTGCACGCACGAGTACCTGGCCTATGCGGGCCGCGGCTGCCGAGCTTCTCTACAGAGAAATTTCGGCAGGAGATGCGAAGTAG